From the genome of Desulfobaculum xiamenense, one region includes:
- a CDS encoding thiamine ABC transporter substrate-binding protein encodes MKRFLAVTAILLGLALSGCGSEPAEKAKPAAPEAQAEPTVLTVMTHDSFSVSAEVIAEFEKANNAAVKFLRTSGSGAGLNQAILAKGNPLADVFVGVDSTFFSRAVESGIFDPYASPALADIPDSLRLDPENRLTPVSFGDVCLNYDKKWFADKGLTPPATLEDLTKPEYRDLTVVENPATSSPGLAFLLATVSAFGEDGYLDYWKALAANGVKIADSWKSAYWGDFTAASDGTRPIVVSYASSPAAEVFYAEKKPAEAPTAAVLGPLTGFRQIEFAGVLSGTGKPELARKFIDFLLSRSFQEDIPLQMWVYPANVHAELPEVFQLHAKALDVPASLDPKAIAEGRERWIEAWTTTVLR; translated from the coding sequence ATGAAAAGATTCCTCGCCGTGACGGCGATTCTTCTCGGACTCGCCCTGAGCGGCTGCGGCAGCGAACCGGCGGAAAAGGCGAAGCCTGCGGCTCCCGAAGCACAGGCCGAGCCCACCGTGCTCACCGTGATGACCCACGACAGCTTCAGCGTCAGCGCTGAGGTCATCGCGGAATTCGAAAAGGCCAACAACGCCGCCGTGAAGTTCCTGCGCACCAGCGGTTCCGGCGCGGGGCTCAATCAGGCCATCCTCGCCAAGGGCAATCCCCTCGCGGACGTGTTCGTCGGCGTGGATTCCACCTTCTTCAGCCGCGCCGTGGAATCCGGCATCTTCGACCCCTACGCCTCCCCGGCGCTGGCCGACATTCCGGACTCCCTGCGCCTCGACCCCGAAAACCGCCTCACACCTGTCTCCTTCGGCGACGTGTGCCTGAACTACGACAAGAAGTGGTTCGCAGATAAGGGCCTCACGCCCCCGGCCACGCTCGAAGACCTCACGAAGCCCGAATATCGCGACCTGACCGTGGTCGAGAACCCGGCCACCTCCTCGCCCGGCCTCGCCTTCCTGCTGGCCACCGTGTCCGCCTTCGGCGAGGACGGCTACCTCGACTACTGGAAGGCACTGGCCGCCAACGGCGTGAAGATCGCCGATAGCTGGAAGAGCGCCTACTGGGGCGATTTCACCGCAGCGTCCGACGGCACGCGGCCCATCGTGGTCAGCTACGCGTCCAGCCCTGCGGCGGAAGTTTTCTACGCGGAGAAGAAGCCCGCCGAAGCGCCCACCGCCGCCGTCCTCGGCCCGCTGACCGGCTTCCGACAGATCGAATTCGCGGGCGTGTTGAGCGGAACCGGCAAGCCCGAACTGGCCCGGAAGTTCATCGACTTCCTGCTCTCGCGCAGCTTCCAGGAAGACATTCCGCTGCAGATGTGGGTCTACCCCGCCAACGTGCACGCCGAGTTGCCGGAAGTGTTCCAGTTGCACGCCAAGGCGCTCGACGTCCCGGCCAGCCTTGATCCCAAGGCCATCGCCGAAGGCCGCGAGCGCTGGATCGAGGCCTGGACCACCACCGTGCTCCGCTAG
- a CDS encoding BCCT family transporter: MADTRTPNGMADLRPDMRILVPAAIVLLVIIGSSVLFPERSQAILSSMYGAFVNATGTWYLWVTFAMICLSAFFAMSKYGDIKFGAPDEKPEFNTYSWLAMMFCSGVAGAVMFWSIVEPLWDLISLPQYAEPMSREAFEWSLAYVMLHWGPVTWPWYVIVALPICYMFHTQKKPVLRISSAAEPFLGKSRVDGWLGKFIEVFFIIGLMFSNAAVMGVSLPIVNHALASTFGFEPSFGMELVILGVSAVIFTTSVCAGLKKGIKILSDVNVLIALSMVAFTFIVGPTTFIVDNFTNAFGKMTGNFFEMLFWTAPFEANSFPKDWTVFYALWMASYGPFMGLFIARISRGRTVREVIMMGIFGGIAGSFLIHGVFGGFTLHQQWTGAVDAVGVLKASGGPAALVAVLNSLPGSVIVLIGYCVFSTIFLATSVDSCAYVISCAATTKLVPGTEPTRGHRFFWAAMQAGLALAAITLGGLGPVKIFANFAGALMLIPITFVVISWFKMIKGYKAPAERREERVESVAQTVTAQAGAGE; encoded by the coding sequence ATGGCTGATACTCGGACACCTAACGGCATGGCTGATCTGCGGCCGGATATGAGGATTCTCGTTCCCGCCGCCATCGTGCTGCTCGTGATCATCGGTTCGTCTGTGCTCTTCCCCGAGAGGAGTCAGGCCATACTGAGCTCGATGTACGGTGCCTTCGTCAATGCAACCGGAACCTGGTACCTGTGGGTGACTTTCGCAATGATCTGTCTCTCCGCGTTCTTCGCCATGAGCAAGTATGGCGACATCAAGTTCGGAGCGCCGGACGAGAAGCCCGAGTTCAATACCTACTCGTGGCTGGCCATGATGTTCTGTTCCGGCGTTGCCGGTGCGGTGATGTTCTGGTCCATTGTTGAACCCCTGTGGGACCTGATTTCCCTGCCGCAGTATGCAGAACCCATGAGCCGCGAGGCCTTCGAGTGGTCGCTGGCCTACGTCATGCTGCACTGGGGACCGGTGACTTGGCCCTGGTACGTCATCGTCGCGCTGCCCATCTGCTACATGTTCCACACGCAGAAGAAACCCGTGCTGCGCATCAGTTCCGCCGCTGAACCGTTTCTCGGCAAGAGCCGTGTTGACGGCTGGCTCGGCAAGTTCATCGAGGTCTTCTTCATTATTGGCCTCATGTTCTCCAACGCCGCCGTCATGGGTGTCTCGCTGCCCATCGTGAACCACGCCCTTGCCAGCACCTTCGGCTTCGAGCCGAGCTTCGGCATGGAGCTTGTGATTCTCGGTGTGTCGGCCGTCATCTTCACCACTTCGGTCTGTGCAGGTCTCAAGAAGGGCATCAAGATCCTTTCCGACGTGAACGTGCTCATCGCATTGTCCATGGTGGCGTTCACCTTCATCGTTGGTCCCACCACGTTCATCGTGGACAACTTCACCAACGCCTTCGGAAAGATGACTGGCAACTTCTTCGAGATGCTGTTCTGGACCGCGCCCTTCGAGGCGAACAGCTTCCCCAAGGACTGGACGGTCTTCTACGCGCTGTGGATGGCATCGTACGGTCCGTTCATGGGGCTTTTCATCGCCCGCATCTCGCGTGGCCGCACCGTGCGTGAGGTCATCATGATGGGCATTTTCGGTGGCATTGCCGGCTCCTTCCTGATCCATGGCGTGTTCGGCGGCTTTACCCTGCATCAGCAGTGGACCGGTGCCGTTGATGCCGTGGGCGTGCTCAAGGCCTCCGGCGGTCCCGCCGCCCTCGTTGCCGTGCTGAATTCCCTGCCCGGCAGCGTGATCGTACTCATTGGATACTGCGTTTTCTCCACCATCTTCCTCGCAACCAGCGTGGACTCCTGCGCCTACGTCATCTCCTGCGCCGCCACCACGAAGCTGGTGCCCGGCACGGAGCCGACCCGAGGTCATCGCTTCTTCTGGGCAGCCATGCAGGCCGGTCTGGCCCTTGCGGCCATCACCCTTGGAGGCCTTGGACCGGTGAAGATCTTCGCGAACTTCGCGGGCGCACTGATGCTCATCCCCATCACGTTCGTCGTGATCAGTTGGTTCAAGATGATCAAGGGCTACAAGGCCCCCGCTGAGCGCAGGGAAGAGCGCGTGGAAAGCGTCGCACAGACTGTAACCGCACAGGCCGGAGCGGGCGAGTAG
- a CDS encoding alkaline phosphatase family protein: MARVAKRAALLGFDCMIPKRLQALVDEGALPNFQKFIEGGSYMTEGFNMPTVTPPSWASICTGAYPRTHGVEDYYYYLEGSSLEHHKTCQAFGSEPLTAQTIWDAWDKQGKQCLVVNYPMSWPSHMKNGVMVQGQGLSPAESRWKELGNGHKEWLASEGVIATDFYPMGEQVRFDDAKGWKNLPENAEEPLEFAVRMHFKESMDPLEDQVWYGLTWESEDDGYDIFALCPEKDFEKAFFVLRQGEWSDVVKHDFVIKSDGRTEPGTFRAKLLQLSDDAEDFTLYVTGISGRHGFIAPADGVKGVDWDQHIICNDMGFVAFVHGIIDMQTVVEVAEFHSQWVTELCLKTMESNPNWDLFYMHTHLIDWFYHGWLSEMESTDPEVAKKALDMERAIYQIEDRFLGRMMEAMDDGETLVCCVSDHGATRLGPILNTAEALKAKGLTSYEPKKTENYWEIYEESEGFNYELDVTKSKAVPQRYMFVYVNLASKYPGGIVADEDYEKVRGEIIDALYDYKHPETGERPVLLAVRKEDAAVFGMGGAQAGDVVYVLKPEYMAEHGYGLPTGECGLGTLKNCMFFKGPGIRKNYRYERPRWLVDVVPTFCYATGNPVPADVEGAPIYQIFENPNLVD; the protein is encoded by the coding sequence ATGGCTAGAGTAGCAAAGCGTGCCGCGCTTCTGGGCTTCGACTGCATGATTCCCAAGCGCCTTCAGGCTCTGGTTGACGAGGGCGCACTGCCCAACTTCCAGAAGTTCATCGAGGGCGGCAGTTACATGACCGAGGGCTTCAACATGCCCACCGTTACCCCGCCGTCTTGGGCCAGCATCTGCACCGGTGCCTACCCCCGTACCCACGGCGTGGAAGACTACTACTACTATCTCGAAGGCAGCAGCCTCGAACACCACAAGACCTGCCAGGCCTTCGGTTCCGAGCCGCTGACCGCCCAGACCATCTGGGACGCGTGGGACAAGCAGGGCAAGCAGTGCCTCGTGGTCAACTACCCCATGTCCTGGCCGTCTCACATGAAGAACGGCGTGATGGTGCAGGGTCAGGGTCTGTCCCCGGCCGAGTCCCGCTGGAAGGAGCTTGGCAACGGCCATAAGGAATGGCTCGCCTCCGAAGGCGTCATTGCCACGGATTTCTACCCCATGGGTGAGCAGGTTCGCTTCGACGACGCCAAGGGCTGGAAGAATCTGCCCGAGAACGCCGAGGAGCCCCTCGAATTCGCCGTGCGCATGCACTTTAAGGAATCCATGGATCCTCTTGAGGATCAGGTCTGGTACGGCCTGACCTGGGAGTCCGAGGACGACGGCTACGACATCTTCGCCCTGTGCCCCGAAAAGGACTTCGAGAAGGCCTTCTTCGTCCTGCGCCAGGGTGAATGGTCCGACGTGGTGAAGCACGACTTCGTCATCAAGTCCGACGGCCGCACCGAGCCCGGCACCTTCCGCGCCAAGCTGCTCCAGCTCTCCGACGACGCCGAGGACTTCACCCTCTACGTCACCGGCATCTCCGGCCGCCACGGCTTCATCGCCCCGGCCGACGGCGTGAAGGGCGTGGACTGGGATCAGCACATCATCTGCAACGACATGGGCTTCGTCGCCTTCGTCCACGGCATCATCGACATGCAGACCGTGGTCGAGGTGGCCGAGTTCCACTCCCAGTGGGTGACCGAGCTGTGCCTGAAGACCATGGAGTCCAATCCCAACTGGGATCTGTTCTACATGCACACCCACCTGATCGACTGGTTCTATCACGGCTGGCTGTCCGAGATGGAGAGCACCGATCCCGAGGTCGCCAAGAAGGCCCTCGACATGGAGCGCGCCATCTACCAGATCGAGGACCGTTTCCTCGGCCGCATGATGGAAGCCATGGATGACGGCGAGACCCTCGTGTGCTGCGTGTCCGACCACGGCGCAACCCGCCTCGGTCCGATCCTCAACACCGCCGAGGCCCTGAAGGCCAAGGGTCTGACCTCCTACGAGCCCAAGAAGACCGAGAACTACTGGGAGATCTACGAGGAGTCCGAGGGCTTCAACTACGAGCTGGACGTGACCAAGTCCAAGGCCGTGCCCCAGCGCTACATGTTCGTCTACGTCAACCTCGCCTCCAAGTACCCCGGTGGCATCGTGGCCGACGAGGATTACGAAAAGGTGCGCGGTGAGATCATCGACGCCCTCTACGACTACAAGCACCCCGAGACCGGCGAACGCCCGGTGCTGCTCGCGGTGCGTAAGGAAGACGCCGCCGTCTTCGGCATGGGCGGAGCCCAGGCCGGTGACGTCGTCTACGTCCTCAAGCCCGAGTACATGGCCGAGCACGGCTACGGCCTGCCCACCGGCGAATGCGGCCTCGGCACCCTGAAGAACTGCATGTTCTTCAAGGGCCCCGGCATCCGCAAGAACTACCGCTACGAGCGCCCCCGTTGGCTCGTCGATGTGGTTCCGACCTTCTGCTACGCCACCGGCAACCCCGTTCCGGCTGACGTAGAGGGTGCTCCGATCTATCAGATCTTCGAGAACCCGAACCTGGTCGACTAG
- a CDS encoding DsrH/TusB family sulfur relay protein produces the protein MNKPDVKMLDRVRMIGGDEEKLLLLVGDAVTFATPFFEERLEELDVDEVFAAKDAVEARNLELSDECSVVDYDEMVDLLLTGGEKVISL, from the coding sequence ATGAACAAGCCCGATGTGAAGATGCTTGACCGCGTCAGGATGATCGGTGGCGACGAGGAGAAGCTCTTGCTTCTGGTCGGCGACGCCGTGACCTTCGCCACGCCGTTCTTCGAGGAACGCCTTGAGGAACTGGACGTGGACGAGGTCTTTGCCGCCAAGGACGCCGTCGAGGCCCGCAACCTTGAACTGAGCGACGAATGCTCGGTTGTCGACTACGACGAAATGGTGGACCTGCTGCTTACCGGCGGCGAAAAGGTCATTTCGTTATAA
- a CDS encoding DsrE family protein, which translates to MANLTMILLSGAAENEDSVFATRLTEAALAKGHKVQIYLFGNGVNLSKKEFPIEGDLHIAGRLLEHIEPTKVIDALGALTEKGADISTCHTNEHARGIESREYAGGIKWGDVGGTFSKYLMTTDVLLTVGH; encoded by the coding sequence ATGGCTAACCTGACCATGATTCTGCTTTCGGGTGCTGCGGAGAACGAGGATTCCGTTTTCGCCACCCGTTTGACCGAGGCCGCACTGGCCAAGGGTCACAAGGTGCAGATCTATCTCTTCGGCAACGGCGTGAACCTTTCCAAGAAGGAATTCCCCATCGAGGGCGACCTGCACATCGCGGGCAGGCTGCTGGAGCACATCGAGCCGACCAAGGTCATCGACGCGCTCGGCGCGCTCACCGAGAAGGGAGCCGACATCTCCACCTGCCACACCAACGAGCACGCCCGCGGCATCGAGTCGCGCGAGTATGCCGGTGGCATCAAGTGGGGCGATGTGGGCGGCACGTTCAGCAAGTATCTCATGACCACGGACGTTCTGCTGACCGTGGGTCACTAG
- a CDS encoding DsrH/TusB family sulfur metabolism protein has protein sequence MIGSACWVVSKPLGVEASALGIRTAWATHQNGFETKLLFAEDGVWCLIGNPGYHTSMLEDFLGQDGEVYCIRQSLELRGIDEDALIDGVEVIDESDVRELCDECETVSYF, from the coding sequence ATGATTGGATCCGCATGCTGGGTCGTGAGCAAGCCCCTTGGCGTTGAGGCTTCCGCACTGGGAATCCGCACCGCCTGGGCCACCCACCAGAACGGTTTCGAAACCAAGCTGCTTTTTGCCGAGGATGGCGTGTGGTGCCTCATTGGCAACCCCGGGTACCACACCTCCATGCTGGAGGACTTTCTCGGGCAGGACGGCGAGGTGTACTGCATCCGCCAGTCCCTTGAGCTGCGCGGCATTGATGAGGATGCCCTGATCGACGGCGTCGAGGTTATCGACGAGTCCGATGTGCGGGAACTGTGTGATGAATGCGAAACCGTGAGCTACTTCTAG
- a CDS encoding osmotically inducible protein OsmC, with protein sequence MAVNVTYERLDENNDLFTLGAQALPEIRVDYAALSAEDRNQEHMGARLLCMAALACYTNTFANSLKRKGAEIKFMRANATTSKDKDEVMRTKYCTLDITVEVGLDEQYREAFEEVKDNMLNGSLLTYSLEEAMDVDYKLSMVTA encoded by the coding sequence ATGGCCGTTAACGTAACCTACGAACGACTCGACGAGAATAACGATCTGTTCACCCTCGGAGCGCAGGCGCTGCCCGAAATTCGTGTGGACTACGCCGCCCTCAGCGCTGAAGACCGCAATCAGGAGCACATGGGCGCCCGGCTGCTGTGCATGGCCGCACTGGCCTGCTACACCAACACCTTCGCCAACAGCCTCAAGCGCAAGGGCGCGGAGATCAAGTTCATGCGCGCCAACGCAACCACGTCCAAGGACAAGGACGAAGTGATGCGCACCAAGTACTGCACGCTGGACATCACCGTCGAGGTCGGCCTCGACGAGCAGTACCGCGAGGCCTTCGAGGAAGTGAAGGACAACATGCTCAACGGTTCGCTTCTGACCTACTCCCTCGAAGAGGCCATGGACGTGGACTACAAGCTGAGCATGGTCACCGCGTAA
- a CDS encoding DMT family transporter, which translates to MRRFGTFFSSLAFGYVLVALSIVNWSGNFVAARAMADILPPATLNLIRWAIATLVFLPFGIRPMWRERKAVMSALPELCLIALFGISLFDVLTFVAGSTTAALNMSLISTLSPVFTFVLAHFFLGEEMSPRTALGVFVSMCGVVVLVTGGDVASICHLTFSVGDLLMLIVACMSSGYNIFVKRVSGRLSQSAMLMSTFILGVVFIVPMFAWEVWRGAEIPEITARTWGVLVYLGVFASVLCYLFWNMAVAIIGAGRTTLFYYTIPFCSGLLAWFMLGEEVNAAQLYSGVFIFGGIIICLTRRQTPRRNGVVGVVVGEGGVS; encoded by the coding sequence ATGCGTCGTTTTGGCACCTTTTTCTCGTCCCTGGCCTTCGGCTATGTTCTCGTGGCCCTGTCCATCGTGAACTGGTCTGGCAATTTCGTTGCCGCGCGGGCCATGGCGGACATTCTTCCCCCCGCCACCCTCAACCTGATCCGCTGGGCCATTGCGACGCTGGTCTTTCTGCCCTTTGGCATCCGCCCCATGTGGCGCGAGCGCAAGGCCGTCATGTCCGCGCTGCCCGAGCTGTGCCTCATCGCCCTGTTCGGCATTTCGCTGTTCGATGTGTTGACCTTTGTGGCGGGAAGCACTACCGCAGCGCTGAACATGTCGCTCATTTCCACGCTGTCGCCCGTGTTCACCTTCGTGTTGGCCCATTTCTTCCTCGGCGAGGAGATGAGCCCGCGCACCGCCCTTGGCGTGTTCGTGAGTATGTGCGGCGTGGTTGTCCTCGTCACCGGCGGCGACGTGGCCAGCATCTGTCACCTCACCTTTTCGGTGGGTGATCTGCTGATGCTTATCGTCGCGTGCATGTCCTCGGGGTATAACATCTTCGTGAAGAGGGTCTCCGGCCGCCTCAGCCAGTCGGCCATGCTTATGAGTACCTTTATTCTCGGCGTGGTCTTCATCGTGCCCATGTTCGCGTGGGAGGTCTGGCGCGGAGCCGAGATTCCGGAGATCACCGCCCGCACGTGGGGCGTGCTGGTCTATCTCGGCGTGTTCGCGTCGGTCCTGTGCTACCTGTTCTGGAATATGGCCGTGGCCATCATCGGAGCGGGCCGTACGACGCTGTTCTACTACACCATTCCCTTCTGCAGCGGGCTGCTCGCGTGGTTCATGCTCGGGGAGGAAGTGAATGCGGCCCAGTTGTACAGCGGCGTATTCATCTTTGGCGGAATCATCATCTGTCTGACCCGGCGGCAGACGCCACGCCGTAACGGTGTGGTCGGCGTCGTGGTCGGGGAGGGAGGCGTTTCGTGA
- a CDS encoding YitT family protein: MNRHKLAASLPWNVFLLTAGSFVFILGFNGIAVHHSFVPSGLYGFAVFSSYVMPNIDTSVWYLLFNGPIFLLAWKGVGRRFFWLNLFCMGVVTLLTATLHLDFGIRDRMCAAIASGALMGAGAGIILRSYGAGGGLDIVAVMLHHRYNIRFGVFYFLINACLMTLVASRFEPDLVVASLVVLFINSVATEYALSLFNQRKSVVVMSARFREIADKLTERGMRATIIRAEGAYSGREANMLYCITDNLRLKTLEGLVFDEDPDAIFIVENTFNVFGADFSPRKVYE; the protein is encoded by the coding sequence GTGAATAGACACAAGCTTGCAGCGTCACTGCCGTGGAACGTGTTCCTGCTGACGGCGGGATCCTTCGTCTTCATCCTCGGGTTCAACGGCATCGCCGTACACCACTCCTTCGTGCCGTCTGGACTGTACGGTTTCGCCGTCTTCAGTTCGTATGTGATGCCCAACATCGACACCAGCGTGTGGTATCTGCTCTTTAATGGGCCGATCTTTCTGCTGGCATGGAAGGGCGTGGGGCGGCGGTTCTTCTGGTTGAACCTGTTCTGCATGGGTGTGGTCACCCTGCTGACGGCAACGCTGCATCTTGATTTCGGCATCAGGGACCGCATGTGCGCGGCCATTGCCTCGGGCGCCCTCATGGGCGCCGGCGCGGGCATCATCCTGCGTTCCTACGGCGCTGGCGGCGGACTCGACATCGTGGCCGTGATGCTCCACCACCGTTACAACATCCGTTTCGGTGTGTTCTATTTTCTTATCAACGCCTGCCTGATGACGCTCGTTGCCTCGCGCTTCGAGCCTGATCTGGTGGTGGCGTCGCTGGTGGTGCTGTTCATCAACTCCGTGGCCACTGAGTATGCGCTGTCCCTGTTCAACCAGCGCAAGTCCGTGGTGGTGATGTCCGCCCGCTTCCGCGAGATTGCCGACAAGCTGACCGAGCGTGGCATGCGGGCCACCATCATCCGCGCCGAGGGGGCCTACTCCGGGCGCGAGGCGAACATGCTGTACTGCATCACGGACAATCTGCGTCTGAAGACCCTCGAAGGCCTTGTCTTCGACGAGGACCCGGACGCCATCTTCATCGTCGAGAACACGTTCAACGTCTTTGGTGCGGACTTCAGCCCGCGCAAGGTGTATGAATAG
- a CDS encoding BCCT family transporter has translation MSTHASKVSTPTADLRIALPAAAVILCASALFILFPQRSAMALDAVFRAITTNFGSLFLWCTLLLTGLAIYFIFGRYGNVRFGGADEKPAFSDFSWISMMFCTGVAGAVMYWAVAEPLFTLSSPPMHAEPFSADAYGWATTYVLFHWGPLTWSWYVICALPVCYMHHKRHSPVLRISAACRDALGPRVDGLPGRIIDIFFCIGLVGSNCAVMGISVPIIAHSLSRTLGVEPTLGLQFGILGLSTVVFSASVALGLERGIARLSHLNVCIALALVAFGLFAGPTLFIVDNFTNAVGQLLSHFPAMSLWTDPHTSGTFPQDWTVFYALWMASYGPFMGLFIARISRGRTVRQIVSLGMVSGILGGWLIHGVFGGFALHQQLTGAVDGVAILRESGAAQAVVAMLGSLPCGTLVLGAYCVFSTIFLATSVDSSAYALSAACTRRMRPGDNPSVSHRFFWAFLQALLPGSMLLVGGLGPMKTWANIAGSLMIVVIVPMLLSLAAMLRSEDTVALKYPELAPRLKRLDELERLVAQLDAQGPNAPAQQAQNLAARRPDTPPVRQTSI, from the coding sequence ATGTCCACACATGCCTCAAAAGTATCCACACCAACTGCGGACCTGAGAATCGCCCTCCCTGCTGCGGCGGTCATCCTCTGCGCGAGCGCGCTGTTCATCCTGTTTCCGCAGCGCAGCGCCATGGCCCTCGACGCCGTGTTCCGCGCCATCACCACAAACTTCGGCTCGCTCTTTCTGTGGTGCACCCTGCTGCTGACGGGACTGGCGATATACTTCATATTTGGCCGCTACGGAAACGTGCGCTTCGGCGGCGCGGACGAAAAGCCTGCCTTCTCCGACTTCTCGTGGATTTCCATGATGTTCTGCACGGGGGTGGCCGGGGCGGTCATGTACTGGGCCGTGGCGGAACCGCTGTTCACGCTGTCCTCGCCGCCCATGCACGCGGAACCTTTCTCGGCGGACGCCTACGGCTGGGCCACGACCTACGTCCTCTTCCACTGGGGACCGCTGACATGGTCGTGGTACGTCATCTGCGCGCTGCCGGTCTGCTACATGCACCACAAGCGTCACTCCCCGGTGCTGCGCATCAGCGCCGCCTGCCGCGACGCCCTCGGCCCTCGGGTGGACGGTCTGCCCGGTCGGATCATCGACATTTTCTTCTGCATCGGCCTCGTGGGGAGCAACTGCGCGGTCATGGGCATATCGGTGCCCATCATCGCCCACTCGCTTTCGCGTACGCTGGGCGTGGAACCGACCCTCGGCCTCCAGTTCGGCATCCTCGGGCTGAGCACCGTCGTCTTCAGTGCAAGCGTCGCCCTCGGGCTGGAGCGCGGCATTGCCCGGCTGAGCCACCTGAACGTCTGCATCGCCCTCGCGCTGGTGGCCTTCGGTCTCTTCGCCGGGCCGACGCTGTTCATCGTGGACAACTTCACCAACGCCGTGGGCCAGCTGCTCAGCCACTTCCCGGCCATGTCGCTGTGGACGGACCCACACACGTCCGGGACCTTCCCGCAGGACTGGACGGTCTTCTACGCGCTGTGGATGGCCTCCTACGGGCCGTTCATGGGACTATTCATCGCCCGCATCTCGCGCGGGCGCACCGTGCGCCAGATCGTATCGCTCGGGATGGTCTCCGGGATTCTCGGGGGCTGGCTCATCCACGGGGTGTTCGGCGGTTTCGCCCTGCATCAGCAGCTTACCGGCGCGGTGGACGGCGTGGCCATCCTGCGCGAATCCGGAGCGGCGCAGGCCGTGGTGGCCATGCTCGGCTCGCTTCCGTGCGGCACACTGGTGCTTGGCGCATATTGCGTATTCTCCACGATCTTTCTGGCCACCAGCGTCGATTCCTCGGCCTACGCACTCTCGGCCGCATGCACGCGCAGGATGCGCCCCGGCGACAATCCCAGCGTTTCGCACCGCTTCTTCTGGGCCTTCCTGCAGGCCCTGCTGCCCGGCTCCATGCTCCTCGTCGGCGGGCTCGGCCCAATGAAGACGTGGGCCAACATCGCGGGAAGCCTCATGATCGTCGTCATCGTGCCCATGCTGCTCTCGCTGGCCGCCATGCTGCGCTCCGAGGACACGGTCGCCCTCAAGTATCCCGAACTCGCCCCACGCCTGAAGCGGCTGGACGAGCTGGAGCGCCTCGTGGCGCAGCTTGATGCGCAAGGACCGAACGCACCCGCGCAGCAAGCACAAAACCTCGCCGCACGCAGGCCCGACACGCCGCCCGTTCGCCAAACATCTATTTGA
- a CDS encoding DMT family transporter → MMTTSATIAQLKERHDLAFAKKGLAWALGSGMIWGLEGVVLGMALALAPFADSPLWLLAPLTASCMHDCTAALWTLAYNWRTGRLREVGRSIFSKPGRFVCLGALCGGPIGMGGYLVALKLAGPAYVMPITSLYPAVASVLAMIFLKERISRRAWLGLGLCIAGAFIIGYTPPESGVSDHFYLGLGIALLATIGWGSEGVLATYGMDLIDPTVALNIYQIVSGVFYLFVMLPLLGGWIVLSSALTSTSGLILVGAAFLGSCSYLLWYRAMNMTGVSRAMAMNITYALWGILFSALLTDVEITRNLIAGAVVITIGMVLVVGNPKEIANLRNVA, encoded by the coding sequence ATGATGACAACAAGCGCAACCATCGCGCAGCTCAAGGAGCGGCACGATCTTGCCTTTGCAAAGAAGGGCCTGGCATGGGCACTCGGGTCGGGAATGATCTGGGGCCTCGAAGGCGTGGTGCTCGGCATGGCGCTGGCGCTGGCTCCCTTCGCCGATTCTCCCCTGTGGCTGCTCGCCCCGCTCACGGCGTCGTGCATGCATGACTGCACGGCGGCCCTGTGGACACTGGCCTACAACTGGCGGACGGGACGCCTGCGCGAGGTGGGCCGCAGCATCTTCAGCAAGCCCGGCCGATTCGTGTGCCTCGGCGCGCTGTGCGGCGGCCCCATCGGTATGGGCGGCTACCTCGTGGCACTCAAGCTGGCCGGACCGGCCTACGTGATGCCCATCACATCGCTGTATCCCGCCGTGGCCTCGGTGCTGGCCATGATCTTCCTCAAGGAGCGCATCTCCCGGCGCGCGTGGCTGGGCCTTGGCCTGTGCATCGCCGGAGCCTTCATCATCGGCTACACGCCGCCCGAAAGCGGTGTGAGCGACCATTTCTACCTCGGGCTGGGCATCGCCCTGCTGGCCACTATCGGCTGGGGTTCGGAAGGCGTTCTGGCGACCTACGGCATGGACCTCATCGACCCCACCGTGGCGCTCAACATCTACCAGATCGTCTCCGGCGTCTTCTACCTGTTCGTCATGCTGCCCCTGCTCGGCGGGTGGATCGTGCTCTCAAGCGCGCTCACCAGCACCTCGGGGCTCATCCTCGTCGGCGCGGCCTTCCTTGGCTCGTGCAGCTACCTGCTGTGGTACAGGGCCATGAACATGACCGGCGTGAGCCGCGCCATGGCCATGAACATCACCTACGCCCTGTGGGGCATCCTGTTCAGCGCCCTGCTCACCGACGTGGAAATCACCCGCAATCTCATCGCCGGTGCGGTGGTCATCACCATCGGCATGGTACTTGTTGTCGGCAATCCCAAGGAAATCGCCAACCTGCGTAACGTCGCCTAA